In Hyperolius riggenbachi isolate aHypRig1 chromosome 10, aHypRig1.pri, whole genome shotgun sequence, a genomic segment contains:
- the LOC137535403 gene encoding zinc finger protein 271-like — MEEGDMMRTNKEEEEETYVRSDQQSTEEGDMMRTIKEEEEESYVRSDQQSIGEDVMMRTNKEEEEETYVRSDQQSIEEGVMMRTIKEEEEETYVRSDQQTREEGDMMRNKEEEGETYVRSDQQSVEEGDMIRKIKEEEEETYMWNDQQSMNEGDVMRIIKMEEEETYVRSDLQSAEDGELMRIIKVKDTLAESRAGRSPGIRNLSETRLSVSTDCTADDDVTGQESPADILVIPNIPPDSPHLSNPEGPHTQHSSPPAGGSYSCSWCGKCFVWKLSLVRHERSHTGEKPYSCSECGKCFVQKSHLVNHERSHTGETPYSCAECGKFFTQKSNLITHRRSHTGEKPYSCAICGKCFKQKSHLISHERSHTGENPYSCAECGKCFGNKSNLVTHERIHTGEKPYSCAECGKCFGSKSCLVIHERSHTGERPYTCSECGKCFGFKSHLVSHKRSHTGEKPYSCSQCGKCFGNKSNLVTHERIHTGEKPYSCAQCGKCFGSKSCLVIHERSHTGEKPYSCAECGKCFGIKSHLVSHKRSHTGEKPYSCDKCGKCFGRKSCLVIHEKTHNGEKPYSCAECGNCFVIKSQLVNHARSHTEEKPYSCDKCGKCYRNRTDLVSHERSHTGEKPYSCAQCGKCFVQKSSLTVHERFHTGEKLYSCVECGKCFAQRSHLITHERYHTGEKPYSCDECGKCFGNKSHLVSHKKIHTGEKPYTCDQCGKSYWNRIDLVIHERSHRGKKPDSCAK, encoded by the exons atggaggagggtgacatgatgaggacaaataaagaggaagaagaagagacatatgtgaggagtgatcagcagtctacggaggagggagacatgatgaggacaattaaagaggaagaagaagagtcgtatgtgaggagtgatcagcagtctatagggGAGGATGTCATGatgaggacaaataaagaggaagaagaagagacatatgtgaggagtgatcagcagtctatagaggagggtgtcatgatgaggacaattaaagaggaagaagaagagacatatgtgaggagtgatcagcagaccagagaggagggtgacatgatgagaaacaaagaggaagaaggagagacttatgtgaggagtgatcagcagtctgtggaggagggagacatgataagaaaaattaaagaggaagaagaagagacatatatgTGGAATGATCAGCAGTCAATGAATGAGGGTGACGTGATGAGGATAATTAaaatggaagaagaagagacatatgtgaggagtgatctgcAGTCTGCAGAGGATGGAGAGTTGATGAGGATAATTAAAGTGAAGGACACTCTTGCAGAGAGCAGAGCAG ggcggagtcccggcatcaggaacctctcagagactcgtctctctgtatccacagactgtacagcggatgatgatgtcactggacaagagtctcctgcagatatcctggtgataccaaatattcccccagactcccctcacctgtctaaccctgaggggcctcatacacagcacagctctccccctgctggagggtcttattcttgttcctggtgtgggaaatgttttgtgtggAAATTaagtcttgtcagacatgagagatcccacactggtgagaagccctattcatgttctgagtgtgggaaatgttttgttcagaaatcacatcttgtcaaccatgagagatctcacactggtgagacaccatattcatgtgctgagtgtgggaaattttttacaCAGAAATCAAATCTTATCACACATAggagatcccacactggtgagaaaccctattcatgtgccaTTTGTGGTAAATGTTTTAAGCAGAAATCACATCTTATCAGtcacgagagatctcacactggtgagaatccctattcatgtgctgagtgtgggaaatgttttgggaataAATCAAATCTAGTCACTcatgagagaattcacactggtgagaagccctattcatgtgctgagtgtgggaaatgttttgggagtaaatcatgtcttgtcatacatgagagatctcacactggtgagaggccttatacctgttctgagtgtgggaaatgttttgggtttaaatcacatcttgtcagtcataagagatctcacactggcgagaagccttattcatgtagtcagtgtgggaaatgttttgggaataaatcaaatcttgtcactcatgagagaattcacactggtgagaagccctattcatgtgctcagtgtgggaaatgttttgggagtaAATCATGTCTTgtaatacatgagagatctcacactggtgagaagccatattcctgtgctgagtgtgggaaatgttttgggattaaatcacatcttgtcagtcataagagatctcacactggtgagaagccctattcatgtgataagtgtgggaaatgttttgggcgtaaatcaTGTCTTGTAATACATGAAAAAACTCAcaatggtgagaagccctattcatgtgctgagtgtgggaattgTTTTGTGATTAAGTCACAGCTTGTCAATCATGCAAGATCTCACACTgaagagaagccttattcatgtgataaatgtgggaaatgttatcgGAATAGAACagaccttgtcagtcatgagagatctcacactggtgaaaagccctattcatgtgcccagtgtggaaaatgttttgtacagaaatcaagcCTTACCGTACAcgagagatttcacactggtgagaagctctattcatgtgttgagtgtgggaaatgttttgcacagagatCACACCTCATCACTCATGAGAGAtaccacactggtgagaagccctattcatgtgatgagtgtgggaaatgttttgggaataaatcacatcttgtcagtcatAAGAAaatccacactggtgagaagccctatacatgtgatcagtgtggcaaAAGTTATTGGAATAGAATAGACCTTGtcattcatgagagatctcacagagGTAAGAAGCCCGATTCATGTGCCAAGTGA